The proteins below come from a single Thunnus thynnus chromosome 10, fThuThy2.1, whole genome shotgun sequence genomic window:
- the cabz01093075.1 gene encoding C-C chemokine receptor type 4 produces the protein MMSTTLFNNTGREVTMAATISPVSVFTGLSENRSIEDQPDGYTDYNITEDYYNYSDYNDWLDSDNGRCVYEHHGAYFLPVLYSIFFLLGLLGNSLVIWVIACGVRLRSMTDVCLLNLAIADLLLVCTLPFLAHQARDQWLFGDTMCKVVLGIYHIVFYCGIFFICLMSIDRYLAIVHAVYAMKARTRSFGMIAAAVTWAAGFLASFPEVMFLKQEASNNSQYCFSVYPPVSFNSTSHHNTHFWAIFGLFKMNIVGLFIPIVIMSFCYSQIIWRLFYSQSSKKQAIRLVFIVIAVFFCCWVPYNVVSLFKALELMHIYIECKSSIAIRLALQVTEAIAYSHSCLNPILYVFVGEKFRKNLLRLINRAPCRLCQAIKVLIPQDRIVGSYYSNTSSLDERSTAV, from the exons GGAGGTGACCATGGCTGCAACTATCTctcctgtcagtgttttcaCTGGCTTAAGTGAGAATCGATCTATAGAGGACCAACCAGACGG TTATACTGATTACAACATCACTGAAGATTACTATAACTACTCCGACTATAATGACTGGCTTGACTCTGACAATGGGAGATGTGTGTATGAGCATCACGGGGCCTATTTTCTTCCAGTCCTCTACtccatcttcttcctcctgGGCTTACTGGGTAACTCACTGGTCATTTGGGTCATTGCTTGTGGGGTGCGACTCCGCAGCATGACAGACGTGTGCCTCCTAAACCTGGCCATTGCTGACCTTCTCTTGGTGTGTACCCTTCCCTTCCTAGCCCACCAAGCCCGGGACCAGTGGCTGTTTGGGGATACTATGTGCAAGGTGGTCCTGGGTATTTATCATATTGTTTTCTACTGTGGAATCTTTTTCATCTGCCTGATGAGCATTGACCGGTACTTGGCTATAGTACACGCTGTTTACGCTATGAAAGCGCGTACACGGTCCTTTGGAATGATTGCAGCTGCCGTGACATGGGCAGCTGGATTTTTGGCTTCCTTCCCTGAAGTGATGTTTCTTAAACAAGAGGCTAGTAATAATTCTCAGTACTGCTTTTCAGTGTATCCCCCAGTTTCTTTTAACagcacatcacatcacaacactCACTTCTGGGCAATCTTCGGCCttttcaaaatgaacattgtAGGTTTATTTATCCCGATTGTCATCATGAGTTTCTGCTACTCACAGATTATCTGGAGGCTGTTTTACAGCCAGTCATCCAAGAAACAGGCCATCCGTTTAGTTTTCATAGTGATAGCtgttttcttctgctgctggGTCCCCTACAACGTTGTCTCATTGTTCAAAGCACTGGAGCTAATGCACATCTACATAGAATGCAAAAGCAGCATTGCCATCAGATTGGCCCTCCAAGTCACTGAGGCCATCGCCTACTCTCACAGCTGCCTCAATCCCatcctgtatgtgtttgtcGGGGAGAAGTTCAGGAAGAACCTGCTGAGACTGATAAACAGGGCTCCCTGCAGGCTGTGTCAGGCTATCAAGGTCCTCATACCACAGGACAGAATCGTCGGGTCATACTACTCCAATACCAGCAGCCTGGATGAGAGGAGCACTGCTGTGTAA